The Teredinibacter sp. KSP-S5-2 genome includes a window with the following:
- the cydB gene encoding cytochrome d ubiquinol oxidase subunit II produces MFDHDVLAIIFLLLLGVAVLAYAILDGYDLGVGILLPLKAEKEKERDTYISSIGPFWDANETWLVLAVGILLIAFPAAHNIILHQLYIPVLFMLCGLILRGVSFDFRAKARVSHKTTWDKLFKLGSIMASVAQGYMLGRYVLGFENSTAAYAFAVLSSLCVTAAYAYIGGAWLVMKTEGGMQKKIAGTTRRAGWLAALGIFAVCLINPLTSDYVWLRWFSLPEAFLLFPIPLTCFAMFILADRFLRKIPLANDFGCWIPFVAALTIFFLCFQGLAYSFYPYVVPGEMTVFEAVAAPESLQFVLIGALIVVPMILIYTAFSYRVFWGKTTELNYY; encoded by the coding sequence ATGTTTGATCACGATGTTTTGGCAATTATCTTTTTGCTTCTATTGGGCGTAGCGGTTTTGGCTTACGCTATTTTGGATGGATACGACTTGGGGGTGGGAATATTGTTACCACTCAAGGCCGAAAAAGAAAAAGAGCGGGATACCTATATTTCCTCTATTGGCCCTTTCTGGGATGCTAATGAAACCTGGTTGGTGTTGGCGGTGGGAATATTGCTGATAGCTTTTCCTGCTGCACACAACATTATTCTGCACCAACTTTATATTCCGGTGTTGTTTATGCTTTGCGGTTTGATTTTACGTGGAGTGTCATTTGATTTTCGAGCCAAAGCCCGGGTTTCTCACAAAACAACATGGGACAAATTATTTAAACTGGGTTCAATCATGGCATCCGTTGCCCAGGGATATATGTTGGGCCGCTATGTGTTGGGTTTTGAAAACAGTACTGCCGCTTATGCCTTTGCTGTATTAAGTAGTTTATGTGTGACTGCTGCATACGCGTATATTGGTGGAGCTTGGTTAGTGATGAAAACCGAAGGGGGTATGCAGAAGAAAATTGCCGGCACCACGCGCCGTGCCGGTTGGTTGGCTGCGTTGGGTATTTTTGCTGTGTGCTTGATTAACCCGCTCACCAGTGATTACGTTTGGCTGCGCTGGTTTAGTCTGCCGGAAGCATTTTTGCTGTTTCCTATACCACTCACCTGCTTTGCTATGTTTATATTGGCTGACCGTTTTCTGCGAAAAATTCCTCTGGCAAATGACTTTGGTTGCTGGATCCCCTTTGTGGCTGCACTGACTATCTTCTTCCTGTGTTTTCAGGGGCTCGCTTATAGCTTCTACCCCTATGTTGTACCGGGAGAAATGACGGTTTTTGAAGCGGTTGCGGCACCAGAATCGTTACAGTTCGTATTGATTGGTGCTTTGATCGTGGTGCCGATGATATTAATTTACACCGCATTTTCCTATCGCGTGTTTTGGGGGAAAACGACGGAGTTGAACTATTATTAA
- a CDS encoding cytochrome ubiquinol oxidase subunit I yields MLDELALAGQVVSASVESTLMYSRIQFALNISFHILFPTITIALGWFLFYFKLRYQISHAPVWMRAYRFWVKIFALTFALGVVSGITMSFQFGTNWPGFMARVGNIAGPLLGYEVLTAFFLEATFLGIMLFGIKRVPPWLHTTATLVVAVGTTLSAFWIIALNSWMHTPVGFELRDGVAFPTDWWQIIFNPSMPYRLTHVLLSSGLTAAFLVAGISAYRILKGDTKHGPSKALKTAVVAAAVMIPLQVLVGDMHGLNSLEHQPQKIAAIEGVWHTEKSAPLLLFAWPNEEEKTNDFAVGVPGLASLILTHDFNGEIKGLNEFEGEHPPVKPLFFGFRLMVAVGMLMWAVAWLSTYFILRKKSQPGWLMKALVWMTFSGWLATLAGWYVTEIGRQPYLVQGVLTTQEAVTSLPPGNVLFSLIVYAVIYAGLLTAYVHTLFGMAKKAINVEEYESADVEAPVVPELVTQEVNR; encoded by the coding sequence ATGCTCGATGAATTGGCTTTAGCTGGCCAAGTGGTCAGTGCGTCTGTAGAAAGTACGTTGATGTATTCTCGCATACAGTTTGCGCTTAATATCAGTTTTCATATTTTGTTCCCCACCATTACCATCGCCTTAGGCTGGTTTCTTTTTTATTTTAAATTACGCTATCAAATTTCCCATGCGCCAGTGTGGATGCGTGCCTATCGATTTTGGGTAAAAATCTTTGCATTAACCTTCGCTCTGGGTGTGGTCAGCGGCATCACCATGTCGTTTCAGTTTGGCACCAACTGGCCAGGCTTTATGGCTCGGGTTGGAAATATTGCCGGGCCCCTTCTCGGTTACGAAGTGCTTACCGCATTCTTTTTAGAAGCCACCTTTTTGGGCATTATGCTATTTGGTATAAAACGCGTTCCGCCCTGGCTTCATACCACTGCAACACTGGTTGTGGCTGTCGGCACAACTCTCTCGGCATTTTGGATAATTGCTTTAAATTCCTGGATGCACACTCCGGTAGGTTTTGAACTGCGCGATGGCGTGGCATTTCCAACGGACTGGTGGCAAATTATTTTTAATCCTTCAATGCCATATCGGTTAACCCACGTGCTTCTATCCTCGGGTTTAACTGCTGCCTTTTTAGTCGCCGGCATTTCGGCATACCGAATACTGAAAGGGGATACCAAACACGGGCCTTCTAAAGCGCTTAAAACCGCGGTTGTGGCGGCAGCAGTCATGATTCCGTTACAGGTTTTAGTCGGAGATATGCATGGTTTGAATTCTTTAGAGCATCAACCGCAAAAAATTGCCGCCATCGAAGGTGTATGGCATACGGAAAAGTCTGCCCCCTTATTATTGTTCGCTTGGCCGAATGAAGAAGAAAAAACCAATGATTTTGCTGTTGGTGTTCCCGGCTTGGCTAGCCTTATATTGACCCATGATTTTAACGGAGAAATTAAGGGGCTGAATGAATTTGAAGGTGAACATCCGCCCGTTAAACCTCTGTTTTTTGGTTTTCGTTTAATGGTGGCAGTTGGCATGTTGATGTGGGCCGTAGCCTGGCTAAGTACCTATTTTATTCTGCGTAAAAAGTCGCAACCCGGTTGGTTAATGAAGGCGTTAGTATGGATGACCTTTTCCGGTTGGCTGGCCACGTTGGCAGGTTGGTATGTAACGGAAATTGGCAGGCAGCCATACCTTGTACAAGGTGTGCTCACCACACAGGAAGCTGTGACCAGTCTGCCTCCAGGCAATGTTTTATTCTCGTTAATTGTTTACGCCGTTATATATGCAGGCTTGTTAACCGCCTATGTGCATACACTTTTTGGTATGGCGAAAAAGGCCATCAACGTAGAGGAATACGAATCCGCGGATGTTGAAGCGCCTGTGGTTCCTGAATTAGTCACGCAAGAGGTAAACCGATAA
- a CDS encoding GbsR/MarR family transcriptional regulator has product MQMTPMVQSFVMHFGEMGSRWGVNRTVGQIFALLVVNEQPLNAEDLGSALSISRGNVSMGVKELQSWRLVKPVHLPGERKEYYIADGSLWDMATKVLEERRKREVDPTLSVLRDLMMDSPGNEAEEYAQGKMRELHDMLEVFTKWSHDLQNMSQENLMTLMKLGAGVGKVLDMKDRILNN; this is encoded by the coding sequence ATGCAAATGACACCAATGGTACAGTCCTTCGTTATGCACTTCGGCGAGATGGGTAGCCGTTGGGGCGTGAATCGCACAGTAGGCCAGATATTCGCATTGCTGGTGGTGAATGAGCAGCCCCTGAATGCCGAAGACCTCGGGTCGGCGCTGAGTATATCACGGGGTAACGTGAGCATGGGGGTGAAAGAACTCCAGTCCTGGCGCTTGGTTAAGCCCGTCCACTTACCCGGCGAGCGTAAGGAATATTACATTGCCGATGGCTCTTTATGGGATATGGCCACTAAAGTATTGGAAGAACGCAGAAAGCGCGAGGTGGATCCCACGCTTTCTGTGCTTCGCGATTTAATGATGGATAGCCCGGGTAATGAAGCTGAAGAGTATGCTCAGGGAAAAATGCGCGAGCTGCACGATATGCTTGAAGTATTTACCAAGTGGAGTCACGACCTGCAAAACATGAGTCAGGAAAACCTAATGACATTAATGAAGTTGGGGGCAGGTGTTGGCAAGGTCTTGGATATGAAAGACAGAATCTTAAACAATTAG
- a CDS encoding PepSY domain-containing protein, with protein MKKLAKPSMQWHNKLKWFAGACLFIWALSGALHPLMTWTGPKAVKFYPPKFGLSVEQATNIKQPLQDALATFPKSVVVKVLASENGAVIQATQSKYAARNYFSFDGNVMPKNFDVQHAAWLASYYTGHPQTDIGEIQFITEFSNEYPPVNRLLPVYRVSFPEQGNLVAFVYTETNALAGLTNGVKTKIQTVFRALHTWSWLDVWGFGRVLLVGLFMLSLIAMCVMGMALILAIPHRKIKDTKRRWHRIIAYVLWLPLLGWSASGFYHLLKAEYADNVSGIRLSHLAELKRFGSFPNENYFSEYANQPLNSISLVPGAESQTLLRLSYANQDKGQVSRVEKYQGRPSESGSRYLDFYSGNPVATSDKEQVQWLANGYTGYTSEQIEHVQIVTRFGPEYDFRNKRLPVWMVQYGDEFGTRVFVDPVTGVLVDQSRNVDRMESWSFSVLHKWNFLNGITGRQWRDILIVSTIFLSCFLAAVGLLIGRRKQRKQEAVIVAEELAS; from the coding sequence ATGAAAAAATTAGCCAAACCCTCAATGCAATGGCATAACAAACTTAAATGGTTTGCTGGTGCTTGCTTGTTTATTTGGGCGCTTTCCGGTGCCTTGCATCCACTTATGACCTGGACCGGGCCTAAAGCGGTAAAGTTTTATCCACCAAAGTTTGGGCTTTCTGTGGAACAAGCCACGAATATAAAACAACCGCTACAGGATGCATTGGCAACCTTTCCAAAATCGGTGGTGGTTAAAGTGCTGGCCAGTGAAAACGGCGCAGTGATTCAGGCAACACAAAGTAAGTATGCTGCGCGTAATTATTTTTCATTTGATGGCAATGTCATGCCGAAAAATTTCGATGTACAGCATGCGGCATGGTTGGCCAGTTATTACACTGGGCACCCGCAAACGGATATTGGTGAAATTCAGTTTATTACGGAGTTTTCCAATGAGTATCCGCCGGTAAATCGTTTGTTACCGGTTTATCGGGTATCTTTTCCTGAGCAGGGGAATCTGGTTGCGTTTGTGTATACCGAAACCAACGCGCTTGCCGGGTTAACCAATGGAGTAAAAACTAAAATCCAAACGGTGTTTCGTGCATTGCATACGTGGAGTTGGTTAGATGTGTGGGGCTTTGGTCGCGTCCTGCTTGTCGGGCTATTTATGTTGTCATTAATCGCCATGTGTGTCATGGGTATGGCCTTGATTCTTGCCATTCCCCATCGAAAAATAAAAGACACAAAACGTCGCTGGCATCGGATTATTGCCTATGTGCTCTGGCTACCTTTATTGGGTTGGTCGGCAAGTGGTTTTTATCATCTACTCAAAGCCGAATATGCAGACAATGTTAGCGGTATACGCTTGAGCCATTTAGCGGAACTAAAACGTTTTGGTTCATTCCCGAACGAAAATTATTTTTCCGAATATGCGAATCAACCGCTGAATAGTATTTCGTTAGTGCCTGGAGCGGAGAGCCAGACGTTATTGCGATTAAGTTATGCCAATCAGGATAAAGGGCAAGTCAGTCGTGTAGAAAAGTACCAGGGGCGGCCGTCGGAAAGTGGTTCCCGGTATTTGGATTTTTATTCGGGGAATCCCGTTGCTACGTCCGATAAAGAGCAAGTGCAATGGCTGGCAAACGGTTACACCGGATACACCAGTGAACAAATTGAGCATGTGCAGATAGTGACCCGTTTTGGCCCTGAGTATGATTTTCGCAACAAGCGCTTACCTGTGTGGATGGTGCAGTATGGGGATGAGTTCGGTACTCGGGTATTTGTTGACCCTGTGACTGGTGTCCTGGTGGATCAGTCACGAAACGTGGACCGAATGGAATCCTGGTCGTTTTCCGTTTTACATAAATGGAACTTCCTCAATGGCATTACCGGCAGGCAGTGGCGCGATATCTTAATCGTCAGCACTATTTTCCTGAGCTGTTTCCTGGCTGCGGTAGGCCTGTTAATTGGAAGAAGAAAACAGCGAAAGCAAGAAGCGGTGATAGTCGCGGAAGAGCTGGCTTCCTGA
- a CDS encoding TonB-dependent receptor: protein MNNKNIIAATLCLLSVQAVANEAMQIAISPVNILEEMVVTGTREEKSKRETAESVAAFSQDEIANIAPSHPAEILNRVAGVHINNLGGEGHMSSIRQPISTGPDYLFLEDGVPTRPTGFFNHNGLYEINIPQSGQLEIIKGPGSALYGSGAFGGIINAITLAPPEEKSGRVDLEVGEYGWKRLLVGGGTPLSSDSGIRADINVTDNDGYREYGDYSRTSASIRHDGKLGKQWDIKSVLSYTDVDQSGISSLEEEDYKNNPTKNIFHGDVGYREVAALRFSSELNRVIGSEGLFTSTFFYRDNEMKMMPSWMVTYDPNIRDYQFQSYGVMLKQRQNIFSGRGQIIVGVDTDFTPSSYKENAITMLPELGQGESREYYENYALGELNYDFDADQFSVSPYIHSEWRLGSDWIMNIGARYDHFEVDYQDNLDTEIQRSYQRPESQTITYNEFSPKWSLIYQFSKNHMGYVNYRHAFVSPGVGSLFRPGSSQDSDKLKPTTADSYELGLRGVISEKLNYEIAYYEMDKQDAIVSYVEDRTRKMTNAGETKHKGVEVALIGQVTEQLGFNFAWTYREQEYKEYQYIYACYPPACIPPVVETRDFAGNQIGKAPRQMGSFSINYSPLDALSFELETEYMGDYFTDETNQNTYEGHTLYNLRAQYKMTDAISLQLRVMNLSDELYSTYTQNQVTSSDIDYRPGLPRTAYLSLKAAF, encoded by the coding sequence ATGAATAATAAAAATATAATAGCGGCCACTCTGTGCCTGTTAAGTGTGCAGGCAGTGGCTAACGAAGCTATGCAGATTGCCATATCCCCGGTGAACATATTGGAAGAGATGGTGGTTACCGGAACGCGAGAAGAAAAATCAAAACGAGAAACTGCCGAATCTGTCGCGGCTTTTTCGCAAGATGAAATCGCCAATATTGCGCCTTCTCATCCCGCCGAAATACTGAATCGAGTAGCCGGGGTGCACATCAATAATTTGGGGGGGGAAGGACATATGTCTTCTATTCGCCAACCCATTTCAACCGGTCCGGATTACCTGTTTCTGGAAGATGGCGTGCCCACTCGGCCAACCGGTTTTTTTAACCACAATGGTCTGTACGAAATTAATATTCCGCAAAGTGGCCAGTTGGAAATAATAAAAGGCCCTGGCTCGGCTTTGTACGGTAGTGGTGCGTTTGGTGGCATTATCAATGCGATTACCCTGGCTCCGCCGGAAGAAAAATCCGGCCGTGTTGACTTGGAAGTGGGAGAGTACGGATGGAAACGTCTATTGGTCGGCGGTGGTACACCCCTAAGCAGTGACAGTGGTATTCGTGCGGATATCAACGTGACCGATAACGACGGTTATCGAGAGTATGGCGATTACAGTCGAACGTCGGCCAGTATTCGTCACGATGGCAAACTGGGAAAACAGTGGGATATTAAAAGCGTACTGTCCTATACCGATGTGGATCAGAGCGGTATTTCTTCTCTGGAAGAAGAGGATTATAAAAATAATCCGACCAAAAATATTTTTCATGGTGATGTTGGCTATCGAGAGGTTGCGGCGCTGCGTTTTTCGTCCGAACTCAATCGAGTAATTGGTTCCGAAGGGTTGTTCACCTCGACATTTTTCTACCGCGATAATGAAATGAAGATGATGCCCAGTTGGATGGTGACTTACGATCCGAATATTCGGGATTATCAATTTCAATCCTATGGCGTCATGCTTAAGCAGCGGCAAAATATTTTCTCCGGGCGTGGACAAATTATTGTCGGTGTCGATACTGATTTTACGCCGTCATCCTATAAAGAAAACGCAATTACCATGTTGCCCGAATTGGGGCAGGGAGAATCGCGGGAGTACTATGAAAATTATGCCCTCGGCGAGCTAAATTACGATTTTGATGCTGACCAGTTTTCTGTTTCCCCTTATATACACAGTGAATGGCGTTTGGGATCGGATTGGATTATGAATATCGGCGCTCGTTACGATCATTTCGAGGTGGATTATCAGGATAATCTGGATACGGAAATACAACGTTCCTATCAACGACCAGAATCGCAAACCATTACGTACAACGAGTTCAGCCCGAAATGGAGTTTGATTTATCAGTTTTCGAAAAATCATATGGGCTATGTCAATTATCGCCATGCCTTTGTCTCACCGGGTGTGGGTTCGTTGTTTCGCCCTGGCAGCAGTCAGGATTCGGATAAACTAAAACCCACGACAGCGGACAGTTATGAGCTGGGTTTACGCGGTGTGATCAGTGAAAAACTGAATTATGAAATCGCCTATTACGAAATGGATAAACAAGATGCGATTGTCAGTTATGTTGAAGATCGCACCCGAAAAATGACCAACGCCGGTGAGACTAAACATAAAGGTGTTGAGGTTGCACTCATCGGGCAAGTCACCGAACAATTGGGTTTTAACTTTGCCTGGACCTATCGCGAGCAGGAGTACAAGGAATATCAATATATTTATGCCTGCTATCCGCCTGCGTGCATTCCCCCTGTGGTTGAAACACGGGATTTTGCCGGGAACCAGATTGGTAAAGCGCCCAGACAGATGGGGAGCTTTAGCATTAATTATTCGCCGCTGGACGCACTCAGTTTTGAATTGGAAACCGAATATATGGGTGACTATTTCACCGACGAAACCAATCAAAACACGTATGAAGGGCATACGCTGTATAACCTGCGTGCGCAATACAAAATGACGGATGCTATCAGCCTGCAGCTGCGTGTGATGAATCTGAGTGATGAGTTGTACTCTACTTACACTCAGAACCAGGTAACAAGCTCTGATATTGATTATCGTCCGGGTTTACCGAGAACGGCGTATTTAAGTTTGAAAGCCGCCTTTTAA
- a CDS encoding histone deacetylase family protein, translating into MTAFLISHEDCLKHVMPDGHPECPERISAISNQLVSTGLDFCLIHKEAVEASRNHLQLVHSPQYLDRVEFYAPKEGEELVNFDEDIWLGPYTLRAAKLAAGAVVQGVDYVMRNETDTVFCNVRPPGHHAEHNRAMGFCLYNNAAVGAAYALHHYRLKRVAIVDFDVHHGNGTQDIFLDENRVLYFSSFQYPFYPNTEINPGKQNIVNAPLPATCESEQFREVILQKCIPALKEFAPELLIISAGFDAHVLDDMSSICLMDNDYLWVSEQLREFVDSSEECQGIVSVLEGGYDLGSLSRSACAHIKALAKL; encoded by the coding sequence ATGACTGCCTTTTTGATTAGCCATGAAGATTGTCTTAAGCACGTAATGCCCGACGGACATCCTGAGTGCCCGGAGCGCATTAGTGCCATTTCCAATCAACTGGTCAGTACCGGTCTGGATTTTTGTCTTATTCATAAAGAAGCGGTGGAAGCTTCCCGAAACCATTTGCAGTTAGTTCACTCACCTCAATATCTTGATCGCGTAGAATTTTATGCCCCAAAAGAGGGAGAAGAGCTCGTCAACTTTGATGAAGATATCTGGCTCGGGCCCTACACGCTGCGCGCGGCAAAGCTGGCAGCAGGTGCCGTGGTGCAAGGTGTGGATTATGTGATGCGCAACGAAACTGACACGGTATTTTGTAATGTTCGTCCACCCGGACATCACGCAGAACATAATCGCGCAATGGGATTTTGTTTATATAATAATGCCGCTGTCGGTGCCGCCTATGCGCTCCATCATTATCGACTTAAACGCGTCGCTATAGTGGACTTTGATGTTCACCACGGCAATGGAACGCAGGATATTTTTCTTGATGAAAATCGGGTGCTGTATTTCTCCAGCTTCCAATACCCTTTTTACCCGAATACAGAAATAAACCCCGGCAAACAAAATATTGTTAACGCGCCTTTGCCTGCAACCTGCGAAAGCGAACAATTTCGTGAAGTAATATTACAAAAGTGTATCCCTGCACTAAAAGAGTTCGCGCCGGAGTTATTAATTATTTCTGCCGGGTTTGACGCCCACGTTCTGGATGACATGTCTTCCATTTGTTTAATGGATAATGACTATTTATGGGTAAGCGAACAACTGCGAGAATTTGTTGACAGCAGTGAAGAATGTCAGGGTATTGTTTCAGTACTGGAGGGTGGATACGACCTGGGCTCTCTATCTCGATCAGCCTGCGCACACATTAAAGCTCTGGCGAAGCTATAA
- a CDS encoding glycosyl hydrolase family 18 protein has product MNKTAVALLAALSCGSVVSHVHAVDCSGLPVWDNSTAYSGGTQVQHNMNAYTNNWWSQGADPETHSGPWQEWTNNGACDGSSSSSSSSSSSSSSSSSSSSSSSSSSSSSSSSSSSSSSSSGGASCDSYVAGASYAYGDVVANAGGYYRCDVAGWCSSGNSAYEPGVGWANQYAWSAVTADQCTGGTSSSSSSSSSSSSSSSSSSSSSSSSSSSSSSSSSSSSSSGGAPYVVGYMPSWSGDVNSIQYSKLTHINYSFLLPNSDGSLQAIDGASKLQSLVSLAHANGVKVSIAVGGWNNGNDSAFEVLAANPTTRTNFVNNLMAFVNQYNLDGVDMDWEYPDPGTSADNYALMMNELATALHAQGKILTAAVVALGYTGDGIKNEVFADIDFLNIMAYDGGNGATHSPYSYAVDSLNYWLGRGLPAAKAVVGVPYYARPSWSAYSSKVAQTTLNACRDTDGSDYWNGIPTIRQKAQLARTQAGGIMTWELSQDVTGEMSLLTAMYEAVNGLTQTPVCQ; this is encoded by the coding sequence ATGAATAAAACGGCAGTTGCGCTATTAGCCGCACTCAGTTGTGGTTCAGTAGTAAGTCATGTACATGCAGTGGATTGTAGTGGTTTACCCGTATGGGATAACAGCACTGCGTACTCCGGCGGGACGCAAGTTCAACACAATATGAATGCATACACCAATAATTGGTGGAGCCAAGGTGCAGACCCTGAAACGCATTCAGGCCCCTGGCAAGAGTGGACAAACAACGGCGCATGTGACGGTTCTTCCTCGTCCAGCTCCAGCAGTAGCTCTTCATCCAGCAGTTCAAGCTCATCATCCAGTTCATCCAGCAGTTCCAGTTCCTCATCAAGTAGCTCAAGCTCTTCGTCCAGCTCTTCCAGTGGTGGCGCAAGCTGTGACAGCTATGTTGCTGGTGCATCTTATGCTTATGGCGATGTTGTAGCCAATGCAGGCGGTTACTACCGATGTGACGTAGCAGGCTGGTGCTCTTCTGGTAATTCAGCCTATGAACCTGGTGTCGGTTGGGCGAATCAATATGCTTGGTCAGCTGTTACCGCAGACCAATGTACTGGAGGCACTTCTTCCAGCTCAAGCTCGTCGTCCAGCTCAAGCAGCTCTTCATCCAGCAGCTCAAGCTCGTCTTCCAGCTCCAGCTCATCCAGTAGCTCGTCTTCAAGCTCTTCCAGTTCCAGCGGTGGTGCGCCTTATGTAGTAGGTTACATGCCTTCCTGGTCTGGCGATGTAAACAGCATCCAATACAGTAAGTTAACGCACATTAATTACTCATTTTTGTTGCCTAACTCTGACGGTAGCCTGCAAGCAATTGACGGCGCATCTAAATTACAAAGCCTTGTTTCACTGGCCCATGCAAACGGCGTGAAAGTATCCATCGCTGTGGGTGGCTGGAACAACGGTAATGACAGTGCGTTCGAAGTGTTAGCAGCTAACCCAACAACTCGTACAAACTTCGTTAACAACTTGATGGCTTTCGTCAATCAGTACAACCTTGACGGTGTGGATATGGATTGGGAATACCCAGATCCCGGCACATCTGCTGACAACTATGCATTGATGATGAATGAGTTGGCGACCGCTCTTCACGCTCAAGGTAAAATCCTTACTGCGGCAGTTGTTGCTTTGGGTTATACCGGTGACGGTATCAAAAACGAAGTATTCGCAGACATCGACTTCTTGAACATCATGGCCTACGACGGCGGTAACGGTGCAACTCACTCACCATACTCCTACGCAGTAGACTCATTAAACTATTGGTTAGGTCGCGGCTTACCAGCTGCAAAAGCAGTGGTTGGTGTGCCTTACTACGCACGTCCAAGCTGGTCGGCATACAGCAGCAAAGTTGCTCAAACCACACTTAATGCATGTCGCGACACTGATGGTTCAGATTACTGGAACGGTATCCCAACTATTCGTCAAAAAGCACAGCTAGCCAGAACACAGGCGGGCGGCATTATGACTTGGGAACTGTCTCAAGATGTAACTGGCGAGATGTCTCTATTAACTGCAATGTATGAAGCGGTTAACGGCTTAACACAAACGCCAGTGTGTCAGTAA